The genomic region TCCTGATCTGTGCCACCCTCATCATTTGTACCCCGACTAAGGCTGATCCCACCAAAAGGCCCTTTTCAGATTGGCCTAGGAGACTGAGGGCGGTAAGAGTCTGTGCTTCTGCAGACCCTACCCATGACCTCATGTTCAGTGAAGatgctctgtctgatgtggaaagATGTTTAGGCTTTGGCTTAttgaagacagaaggaaaacaaaggaaattctcAGCTTTTGTTTTGCATTCGTGCTGGCCATCCAGCCCTGGGCACTGCCCGTGCTAGACAAGGACTCAAGGACAGAACTATAAATTTATCCCTTGGCATTTTTGAGATCAGTTCTCACATAGCTCAGGttactcacaatcctcctgtctcagccttctgagtgctttgATTATAGGCAAGCGGACAAGCTACGCTGCAATTGTTAATTTTGATAATCTTATTTCTACTTCTCTTGCCCAGGGGGCATTTCCTGGATGCTGTTGCTCAGGTTAACGTTCTACAGACTGGAATTTGGGGAAAGTGACAtactgggagaggaaagaaaaatatggccatttcaattttcatttacttttattttaagttcCCATCCTTTGGGGCATGTTTTACAATTCACACAGTACAACAGTGAAGTGAATGTggttataataataaatatgcatataGTTGTGTCTTGCTTGGTTTAGGCTCTGCATCAAGGAATCATAGACTGCATGACTATTTCTTACAGTGCTAGAGTCTGAAATGTGGTGTGCCAGCATGGCTGGTTTCTGATGACATCCTCCTTCCTGATTGCAAACATCTATCTGCACACTAATGCGGCAGAGAGGAGTCTGGGATCATTTTATTAGTCCACCATTTCTTCCAGAGACACCATCATGGCCTCAAGTGAATTCCTGGTGGAACTCAAGCATAGTACTTAATATATGtgcatttcttttgaaattactacgtggtgtgtgtgtgtgtgcatgtgtgaatgccCACCAAGGCCAGGAGGCTCCAGTTATGGGCTGTGTGAGCctgctgacatgggtgctaggaaccagtTTTTGGGtccccctgaaagagcagcaagcactaaGCACTCCTTAACCATAAAGCTATCTTTCCAGGCTACATCCTTGTGTTTCTACTGCCTTTACCTTTGCCTTACTCTTCTGACATACAGCACAGCATTTTATTCATCTCCACAATATTTTCAACACTTATTTATGGTGCGTATGTGTTGAGAATGGGGGGCACGTGATATGGTaggctgtggaagccagaggatggcTTTGAGAAATAGCGTTTCTCATTCCACCATGCGGGTCTTGGGGATCGAACTCAGCTTgttaggcttggtagcaagtgcctttacatgGTAAATCATGTAACCAGCCCTGCTGAACCCTTTAAGAGTTCTTGGGAATGAGTAGAAAGATACATAGCATTTAAAAGAcagctgttttctcttttaatctttCTAATGCAGAACACTGAGTTAAAAATCTCTATCCAGGACATCATTCTAGATTCTTATCAAACTACTTTCATATTTACTCTTATACAGGCTATGAAccaatggtggtggtgcatatctttaatccaagcacttgggaggtagaggcaggcggatttctgtgagttcaaggccagcctggtctacagagtgagtttctcaggacagccaagagctgctacacagagaaaccctgtcttgatgaaagaaaaaaaaaaaagactatgaaaAACTCAAAATTATCAGACTTTGTGTCTACCTAAAAGCCAAATCTAAAtaagagaaagcagaaatgaTGAAAATCACTGTAGAATatgaggctgcagagatgacttagtggtaagagcacatactgctcttgcagaggatccagattcagctcctagcacccacatggtagctcccagccatctgtaactccagttctaagagatctGATAAGCTCTTACggacaccaggcatacacatggtgcatgtTCATACATTTATGCAAAAACACTCCTACACAAAAAAATATAGTAAGTAAATGTTAGGAGCACACCATAAAATGCATTatgtatttaaatagaaaagactCCTCAGCTTTTTGAATGAATTTAATTTGCATATAATATACGCACAGTAAATGTTTGTGGTTTGTGATTTGTGCATGAAATCACTCTGATGGCAGCTAATTCTCTGTTGTAGCCCGGTGCTCTTCATACCTTTATAGGAGATGCTTACAAATACCTGTTAAGGCAATGGAGGTTAATTGTACATCCTTAATCTTATGAGCCATCCACTGtgtaggaggaagaaggaagagataggAGTTTTCCCACCCTATACGGTTTGTGGCTGCACACACTTCAGAGTTCAAAGACCCAGTCTGCCTCATTTTTCCAGGTTCCAGTAGAAAACAGTCAAGAGTCAGCCaaggaaaccagacacagaagaaagtttgGAACGCTGTTCCCTGGGAAGTGGCATTTTCACAGGAAGATAGAATCACTGTGCTAATTTTGTGTGCCTTCCTTCCTTTACccttgagataggatctcttcCTGAACAAGGAGTTCAACCCATCCCCGACTAGGCTGGTGACCAATCCCAGAATTCCTTGTGTCTCCCATACCCAGCAGGCAGATTGCAGGTTCTCATTAAATCTTAGAGTTTTCCATGGTTGCTGGGGAGAAAGTTCAGATCTTCATACTCGTGTGGCAAGCACttcctgagccatttccccagtcctggtaatctttttttttaatttaatgtttttatttgtttgtgtatatgtgtgcacccaCGCTCTCAGCAAGGTGTcctatgtggagaccagaagacagcttcgtggagctggttctctcctttcacctttgtGTGGTTTCCAGGGAaggaactcaggtctccaggcttgttGGCAAGCAGTTACCTTGAGCCACTCTACTCTCTTAAAGCTTTAATGGGCAAAAGAATGCGGATCTAAATAGAATCCATAGTTGCTAAGGTAGAAGAAGTTGGAGAGGTGAGTAATGTTGCTAACTGTGGTGAGAGGCGCTGGTCCTAGAAACAGTATTACTTGAGGCTTCACTTCTTTTGTCTATGGAATCACCCTTGATGTCTTTACGTAGCCATATCCAGCAAGGAAAGTCTGTATATTAGAACAAGTACTTTTCACATGCTAGAGAGGGGCATAAAGAAACAGGGGCTCCCTGGCATAATCAGACACTCACAGTGAGAAGTGGGACTTGGGTTGAAGTCTGCCTCTGAGCAGGCTGCTCACTGCCTGTTCCATTGGTTTACAGCTCTCTTGTTGAGACGCCATTGTGAAAGTCACTGCTGAGAGAacattatctattttttttttgagaaatttcctCTTCATTCTGTGTACTGTCTCTCCTGCTCTATTCTGGGATGCTGAATCCTCAGCTGATTACAGCTAAGTAAGCTCTCTCAGGAGAGAAGTTTGAATCAGTTTCTGACTCTATGTAaaaggattattttttcttttcttttctttcccttccttccttccttccttccttccttccttccttccttccttccttccttccttccttcctttattccttccttccttctttctttcttttttttttcaagacagggtttctctgtgtaacagctctacctgtcctggaactagttcttgtagatcagggtgaccttgaactcagagagatctgcctgcctttgcctcctgagtgctgggattaaaggcgtgtgccaccaccaccaccaagcctaAAGGGATATTCTTACTGCACCTCTTTCATAGGGTTGCTGTCAGAACTAAACACTTGGGGGGGCATCTAGAACAATGTTGAGAACCTAacaatcacccccccccccccatcatgaACATGAGCTCTGCTATTCAGTAGGATTCATGTTCTGTAGATCTTATTACCAAGTAGCTCCAGGTGTGTGGTGTTAGGTATCAGCTTAGAGAAGTGCAGCTGCCTATGTAAGAGACACCATTTGCAAGGGCCTGATACATTATTCACACTGATGTTGACAATGGGTAGGGGATAGGCAAGAGAGCAGGCAAATTCACAAGCAGGCAGGTAGACTTTGGAAACTCAGCCTTGGCAATATTTGCATCTGTTCAGAAGAGAAGAAACCTTTTCATCCTCCTCAGAGAGGCTGCATCCTCACCTCTGGCTTCACGTCTACACTTAAGGCATGTGGAGAGACAAACATATTGGAGATACTTCTTAGACCAACAAGTAGCCCTTCATGAGACCCATCACGTCCACAGGAGAAATGAGCAGAGGTCACACAGTTCTGGAATGTCAGACTGTTGATAAGACAGTCACCACTTTATTTATCACTTTAATTCTGCTGTGCCTGGTGGCAGTGGTAGGCAATGGATCTATCATTATAGCCCTGGGCATGAAATGGTTGCTCCGGAGAACACTGTCAGCTCATAATATGTTGCTGATCAGTCTAGCAGCTGGTCGCTTCTGTCTGCAATGGGTGGTGATAGGTAAGAATATTTATGTTTTCCTGAATCCAACCATCTTCCCATACAACGTTGTAATTCAGCTCCTAAATATAATGTGGGACTTCCTGACTGCTGTAACCATCTGGTTCTGCTCCTTGCTAGGCTTCTTCTATTGTGTGAAGATTTCAACCTTAACCCACCCTGTCTTTGTCTGGTTAAAGTTCAAGGTGCCTGGGTGGGTACCATGGATGCTACTCAGTGCTGTGGGCATGTCGAGCCTAACTAGTATCCTGTGTTTCATAGGCAATTATCTGATATATAAGAACTTTCTAAAGAGTGACCAACAACCTTGGAATGTCACAGGGAATAGCTTAAGAGTCTCATTAGAGAAATTCTACTTCTTTTACGTAAAGATGATTATGTGGACAATCCCTACTGCTATCTTTAGCATTTTCATGATTTTGCTCCTAGTATCTTTGATGAAACACACAAAGAAGACTCTCTTGACCTCGGGACTTCGGGATGTTAGAGCACAGGCCCACGTGAAagctctcctcatcctcctctccttcatcATCCTTTTCATCTCCTGTTTTCTGACCCTGATACTTAGTTCTGACAGCAGTACACTCTTTCAGGAATTCAGGTACTGGGTGTGGCAGGTGGTGATTCATCTGTGCACAGTGATACACCCCATTGTCATTCTCTTCAGCAACCCTGGGTTGAAGGTAGCAGTGAAGAGGAGATGCTGCTGAAGATCCGGGGCAGCCGGAATGGTGGCTGATGATAACCATGCACAGTTGGTCAGAAGGCATGAAAGCAGAGGACGTAGCTTCTTTTTTATGTTAGGTTTGGTATTTATTCCCAGTTTGGTACACATACTGATCCATGAATAACCTCAGTGCAATAGGATTCAAGGTGGCCTCCAAGACCCTGAAAATGAACAGAGTCACTGATACGCATCATGTTATCTGTGGGGCTTGATGTCATCACAGGACCAGAGAGTTTTGACAGTCACTGTGATATATCTTTTGGAGATTAAGATTATCCCCTGGGAACTGGGTGAAGAGACCCTCACACACCAAATGATAATTCCAGTGCTGAGTCAGACTGGAAAAGATGCTTATAAcgtcttcttctttccctctggaGGCACTCCTGTGAaccactcttccttttccctgcTTCTCAGCAGTTGAGCCATTTGCCACGGAGATTTCTTTCCATCATCAGACACAAAACAAAGTCGTCCCTGCTCTAAATTCTCTAGACAGACCATGGTATACTTGGTGCTTGGGTACAGCAGTGTATGCCATCTTGAATGTTTATATTCTCAGATGACCTTCTGAGATCCCTCTGAAAGCCCAGGGTCTTGGATCCGTTTATCATCAAAGTCCTCTGCAATGGTCTGATTTCTGAGTCTTTTCTGTAAATTTTCAGTTGTGGCTCAGACTTACCTTTCTCTTATGTTGATATAGGGATGGGCTGAAGCTTTTGATATGGACAAGATCATCTGTGTCGATGGAACCTAGGCTTAAGAACAGAAAGACTGAGGAACTGCAGACTGCATTTCTGCTTCCCTACACTAGTTATCTTTTGAGCTCTTCAAACAGACATCTCTCAACTTCTGGTCCCTTGAACATCTCTCAGACAGCTTTACTTTCTGTTTGCAGctgctcctcccagctcctctgtgTTAGAAGAGAAATCCCTTTTGGATTTTCCAGATTGACCTTTGTGCTCTTGGCCACATTGCTCTTCTCTAGTCCTTCAACTAAGACAAAAATGTCCTTTTACATTTTGCAACCATTCTCTTTTTATTACTCTTTTCTTCTGCAACAAATACTCTtctgaagtttcttttctgaaaaacaaaaacattccctCCCCTAATTTTCTCACCAAGGGACCAGTTGCCAACCAGTTCCTTGTTGAGCTTGCCTTTGCTCCTCCTTCCAAGCTATTGAAGTATGTTTCTCTGAGAACACATATGATCGCCTACTCATTTTACATTATCCTGACTCCCATTCTCCTATAGCTTTTGGTGTCTACCTCTCTTGATAGCAAATGGTTTCTtaggaaactgtttttttttttttaaacaaaagttcTATGTAATCTTTGTAAAGGGTTAAGAAAAAGATTGCAAACATGGTTAGCTATGATCTATGCCCTTAATTGTCTAGAATCCAATCCCATCTCACTCCTTCCTGTTCAGATACGGCCTCCAGGTGGGTAATTACCAAACTCTAAACCTGTATTTTCTCTCACTTGCTGAATTTTATCACCTACCAGTTCATGAGCATTTCACACACAACAAATTCAGGTTCCTTCTACCCCCGCCCTTCGGTGTTCTTTCCTTGTGTTCCTACTAGCCCCTCCCATTGTCCTGGCACAGCATTGTTCTACCACTTAAATGGGGGTAAATTCAAACTTCTAAGTTTTCATTCCCCACTTGGTATCTAAACAAAACCAGCATAAGAACAGCACTGTGGGCAAGGTAATATGAACAGGGGAAATTCTACATTGTCCCACCCCTAGGTGAAGATATACAGGTGGTTGATGGTTACTAAGAGAAGGAGACTCAGTTGTTTTCAGGGATAAACTCCATATAGGTTGTCCAAATCCAAGAGGTCATCGCTGAAGCACAGCAGAACTGAAAGGATGTAgtaggttacacacacacaaacacacacacacacacacacacacacacacactccttccttGTTTCTCTACCAACTCCCTCTCaccatatatatattataaaattgtcACCGTAAATAATAGCTTATCAATATTTGAGGatgttaataaatattatattcaagaaaatttctttcatatgtatgtatactctaaaaagattaatttatttttattttatgtggatgaggGTTTTTCTCAaagtatgtctgtgaaccatgtgTGCATgttgcccatggagaccagaggagggtgaGATCTTttgagaactggagttacaaacaatttTGAGTTGCTATATAGGTTctgggaagcaaacctgggtcctctgcgagggctgcaagtactcttaacatgagataaggtctcatgtagctcagttAGTCAGGACCATTATGGAGCTGAGGATAATCTTCCGTCTTTACTTCCAAGTGCTGAATTGTTTCTATATTGGAAAGTTGTTAGAAACATTGTTTGAAAAAAATAGCATAATACATGGCTTTTTGATTGTCTTCATTATGTGTATTAATAATTATGTATGAATTGTCAGTGTATCTTAACACAACCAATAAAATATCGGttatgaaagaaaacagcctAGCCTCCGGTATTTTACTGTAACACTGCTATACTAAGATGACTGCCATTACCACGCTAATCTCTGGAAGTCAAAACTCCGATCTATTCCAAGAATACATAAGCAGCTCTTGGTGCCTATCAGACCAAATGCAGGCCTCTGAACATGGTACTCAAGTGCCTCTACAATCTGTCATCTTCCAGGAGAATCCTGGAATTAGTGAATTCAGTGAACTAGGAACGTCACTGTGGTGAGTGAACCTGAAGCTGCTCCCTGCCACTGGGAAACATTTCTCTATCACATGTACCTGTCAGAATCCCAGTCAactttttgcctttcttcttggcTTTTAAAGGTTGTTCCATATGCTCCTTGCCCACCGAAGCCTTTCTGTGCGATCCCCAAGGTTTGATCTTTCCCACTTTTGAGGATATGCAAGTTAGTATTCTCCGGTTGTGACCTGAATTCTATCTCATGGTGCCATTATTTGTAAGCTGTGTATTTCCTAGGAGATATTAACTTTTACAGGGATGGGTAA from Microtus pennsylvanicus isolate mMicPen1 chromosome 19, mMicPen1.hap1, whole genome shotgun sequence harbors:
- the Tas2r60 gene encoding taste receptor type 2 member 60, whose product is MRPITSTGEMSRGHTVLECQTVDKTVTTLFITLILLCLVAVVGNGSIIIALGMKWLLRRTLSAHNMLLISLAAGRFCLQWVVIGKNIYVFLNPTIFPYNVVIQLLNIMWDFLTAVTIWFCSLLGFFYCVKISTLTHPVFVWLKFKVPGWVPWMLLSAVGMSSLTSILCFIGNYLIYKNFLKSDQQPWNVTGNSLRVSLEKFYFFYVKMIMWTIPTAIFSIFMILLLVSLMKHTKKTLLTSGLRDVRAQAHVKALLILLSFIILFISCFLTLILSSDSSTLFQEFRYWVWQVVIHLCTVIHPIVILFSNPGLKVAVKRRCC